The proteins below come from a single Triticum aestivum cultivar Chinese Spring chromosome 5D, IWGSC CS RefSeq v2.1, whole genome shotgun sequence genomic window:
- the LOC123125546 gene encoding uncharacterized protein: MMLNGALFLLVCAAARAAASGGDGPLLNGNFEYAPNRSQMNGTRVMAPNAIPYWKVTGFVEYIESGARQGDMVLTVPEGRHAVQLGTESSIRQQLSVTRGKYYSITFSAARTCAQSERLKVSVVPGDDDVADELPIQTVYTSSGWDSYSWAFKAKQGVVSFIIHHGDDHAEDPACGPIIDCVAIRALNPPRATPHNMLINGDFEEGPYITPGSPWGVLVPPMDEDDTSPLPGWMVMSYSKVVKYIDSAHFRVPHGARAVELVAGLEVALVQEVATVPGSSCRLQFSVGDAANGCAASPMRVQVATARGSKSVPYNSKGTGGYTRDALDFTADGNSTRVVFYSSGYHTTSDGSGTLCGPVVDDVSLVCVSRPHARRLLR, translated from the exons ATGATGCTCAATGGTGCCCTCTTCTTGCTCGTCTGCGCGGCTGCTCGAGCTGCCGCTTCGGGCGGAGACG GCCCGCTGCTGAACGGGAACTTCGAGTACGCGCCCAACAGGTCCCAGATGAACGGAACGAGGGTGATGGCGCCGAACGCGATCCCGTACTGGAAGGTCACCGGGTTCGTGGAGTACATCGAGTCCGGCGCGAGGCAGGGCGACATGGTCCTGACGGTGCCCGAAGGCCGGCACGCCGTGCAGCTGGGCACCGAGTCCTCCATCCGGCAGCAGCTCAGCGTGACGCGGGGCAAGTACTACTCCATCACATTCAGCGCCGCGCGCACCTGCGCCCAGTCCGAGAGGCTGAAGGTGTCGGTCGTCCCCGGCGACGACGACGTGGCCGACGAGCTCCCCATCCAGACGGTGTACACCAGCAGCGGCTGGGACTCCTACTCCTGGGCATTCAAGGCCAAGCAGGGCGTCGTGTCGTTCATCATCCACCACGGGGACGACCATGCGGAGGATCCCGCGTGCGGTCCCATCATCGACTGCGTCGCCATTAGAGCGCTCAACCCTCCTCGCGCCACACCCC ACAACATGCTGATAAATGGGGACTTCGAGGAGGGGCCGTACATCACCCCCGGCTCGCCGTGGGGGGTCCTGGTGCCGCCCATGGACGAAGACGACACCTCGCCGCTGCCGGGCTGGATGGTCATGTCCTACTCCAAGGTGGTCAAGTACATCGACTCGGCGCACTTCCGGGTGCCGCATGGCGCCCGCGCCGTGGAGCTGGTGGCCGGCTTGGAGGTCGCGCTGGTCCAGGAGGTGGCCACCGTCCCCGGCAGCTCGTGCAGGCTGCAGTTCTCGGTGGGCGACGCGGCCAACGGGTGCGCGGCGTCGCCCATGCGCGTGCAGGTGGCCACGGCGCGCGGGAGCAAGAGCGTGCCGTACAACTCGAAGGGCACGGGCGGGTACACGCGCGACGCGCTCGACTTCACGGCGGACGGCAACAGCACGCGGGTGGTGTTCTACAGCTCGGGCTACCACACGACGTCCGACGGCAGCGGCACGCTCTGCGGGCCCGTCGTCGACGACGTCTCGCTCGTCTGCGTTTCACGCCCGCATGCTCGCCGGTTGCTCCGCTGA